GATAGAGGATGACGCGATAGGACGGTGGCGCGTGCGCGACGATATGCTGTTGAATCTCGGCAAAAGGCACAAGATATAATTGGGAACGGAATTGATACGCATTGAGCCGTTCGACCAGCCGCTCGACGTTGCGCTGCGAGGCGGCGCTGGTGAACGGGGCGCTGTGAAAATGCACGAAAACGAGCTTGACGCCGCGTTTCATCATTTTATAGGCCGCCACCGGCGAATCGATGCCGCCGGAGATCAAGCACACCGCGCGCTCGCTGGTGCCGACCGGCAAGCCGCCGGGGCCTTCGAGGCGGTCGGTGTACATCAAGGCGTAGTTGTCAACGATTTCGAGGCGCAGCGTCAGCTCCGGCTGCGTCAGATCGACCCGCGCCGGAAAATGATTGCGAACATGCTCACCGACTTCGGTGTTGATTTGCGGCGAAGTCAAAGGAAAATGTTTTTGGCTGCGCTTGGTTTCAACTTTGAAGCTGGCAAAATTTTTTCCGGCCAGCAAGTACAGCGCCGCGGTTTTGATTTCCGCCAAATCCTGCTGCAATTTCATCGCCGGCGCAAAATAGGCGATGCCGAAAGTTTTTTCCAGCGCCGCGGCAATTTTCTCCCAATCCGCATCCGGCGCCAAACGAGCCAGCAGACGTCCGGAAAGGCGCAGCACCTCTTTGACACCGAGTTTGTTCGTGGCGCGCAAAATATTGCGCCGCAATTGCTGCTCGAAAAAACGCCGGTTGCCGAGCTTGAGGGCGATCTCGTGATAGTGAATGACGACGCCATTGACAGCGGATTTCGATCCGGCTGCTTGGAGGCGGCGCAACGAATTGAGCGTTCCGGCAGAAACTGAATCTGCCGCCGTAAAATTTTGCAGCACGAAATTCAAGCCAATAAAATTTTTGAAGCGCGGTGAATTGTTTT
This genomic window from candidate division KSB1 bacterium contains:
- the thiI gene encoding tRNA 4-thiouridine(8) synthase ThiI; translated protein: MLQNFTAADSVSAGTLNSLRRLQAAGSKSAVNGVVIHYHEIALKLGNRRFFEQQLRRNILRATNKLGVKEVLRLSGRLLARLAPDADWEKIAAALEKTFGIAYFAPAMKLQQDLAEIKTAALYLLAGKNFASFKVETKRSQKHFPLTSPQINTEVGEHVRNHFPARVDLTQPELTLRLEIVDNYALMYTDRLEGPGGLPVGTSERAVCLISGGIDSPVAAYKMMKRGVKLVFVHFHSAPFTSAASQRNVERLVERLNAYQFRSQLYLVPFAEIQQHIVAHAPPSYRVILYRRAMIRIAEMIAARHRAHALVTGENVAQVASQTLFNMNVINQAATLAVLRPLAGDDKQEIIALARRLGTFDISTEPFEDCCSLFVPPHPATRAKLPVVQELEARLDLQPLIEQTLQKTEQKQIRMSGI